One part of the Marinobacterium rhizophilum genome encodes these proteins:
- the metX gene encoding homoserine O-succinyltransferase MetX, with amino-acid sequence MPTSIPADSVGLVQPQQLHFEQPLPLASGRQLDSYSLTIETYGTLNADRSNAILVCHALSGNHHLAGYHSMDDRKPGWWDSAIGPGKAIDTNRFFVVGLNNLGGCHGSSGPNQLNPDTGQPYGPDFPIVTVSDWVESQARLADRLGIQQWAAVIGGSLGGMQALQWSIDYPQRLRHCIVIAAAAKLSAQNIAFNEVARQAITRDPQFHSGHYYAQGAIPKTGLMLARMVGHITYLSDDGMREKFGRDMKGGTLSFDLSPQFEIESYLQYQGERFSTAFDANTYLLMTKALDYFDPAAQYDGNLTEAVRGALCKFKVISFTTDWRFSPERSREIVDALIDAGKAVSYAEIDSPQGHDAFLIPIPRYMEVFGACMRQVAADIPLPAQENR; translated from the coding sequence ATGCCAACGTCCATACCCGCCGATTCGGTTGGCCTTGTTCAGCCGCAACAACTCCACTTCGAGCAGCCACTGCCGCTTGCCAGCGGACGCCAGCTGGACAGTTACAGCCTGACCATCGAGACCTATGGCACGCTGAACGCCGACCGCTCCAATGCGATCCTGGTGTGTCATGCGCTGTCCGGCAACCACCACCTGGCCGGTTACCACAGCATGGATGACCGCAAGCCCGGCTGGTGGGACTCGGCCATCGGCCCCGGCAAGGCCATCGATACCAACCGGTTTTTCGTGGTCGGGCTGAACAACCTGGGCGGCTGTCACGGCTCCAGCGGCCCGAACCAGCTCAACCCGGACACCGGTCAGCCTTACGGACCCGATTTCCCCATCGTCACGGTGTCCGACTGGGTCGAGAGCCAGGCGCGCCTGGCGGATCGCCTGGGTATACAGCAGTGGGCGGCAGTGATCGGCGGCAGTCTTGGCGGCATGCAGGCGCTGCAATGGTCCATCGACTACCCGCAGCGCCTGCGCCACTGCATCGTCATCGCCGCCGCGGCAAAGCTGTCGGCGCAGAATATCGCCTTCAACGAGGTGGCCCGCCAGGCCATTACCCGGGATCCGCAGTTCCATAGCGGCCACTACTATGCGCAAGGCGCGATTCCCAAGACCGGCCTGATGCTGGCGCGCATGGTCGGCCACATCACCTACCTGTCGGACGACGGCATGCGGGAGAAATTCGGCCGCGACATGAAAGGCGGCACCCTGAGCTTTGACCTGAGCCCGCAGTTCGAAATCGAGTCCTACCTGCAGTACCAAGGCGAGCGTTTCTCCACCGCCTTCGATGCCAACACCTACCTGCTGATGACCAAGGCACTGGATTACTTCGACCCGGCAGCCCAGTATGACGGCAACCTGACAGAGGCGGTGCGGGGTGCCCTTTGCAAGTTCAAGGTGATCTCGTTCACCACGGACTGGCGCTTTTCCCCCGAACGCTCGCGGGAAATCGTCGATGCCCTGATCGATGCCGGCAAGGCCGTCAGCTACGCCGAGATCGATTCGCCCCAGGGCCACGATGCCTTCCTGATCCCCATACCGCGTTATATGGAAGTATTCGGCGCCTGCATGCGGCAGGTCGCGGCCGATATCCCCCTACCTGCGCAGGAGAACCGCTGA
- the metW gene encoding methionine biosynthesis protein MetW, which yields MRVDLDIIQNWIRPGTRVLDLGCGDGELLSYLARHKQVEGYGLEIDHDNITACLEAGVNVIEKDIDDGLATLRSASFDAVIMTQALQVMHRPDQIIDEMLRIGKECIITFPNFGHWRARSYLALRGKMPVSKFLPYTWYNTPNIHFCTFKDFERLCVERNIHILDRTVVDNEHRDRWWLRLWPNMLGEIAIYRITR from the coding sequence ATGCGCGTAGACCTGGATATCATTCAGAACTGGATCAGGCCCGGCACCCGGGTGCTGGATCTGGGCTGCGGCGACGGCGAGCTGCTGAGCTACCTGGCGCGGCACAAGCAGGTCGAGGGCTACGGCCTGGAAATCGACCACGACAATATCACCGCCTGCCTGGAGGCCGGCGTCAACGTGATCGAAAAGGATATCGACGACGGCCTGGCAACCCTGCGCAGTGCCAGCTTCGATGCCGTGATCATGACCCAGGCCCTGCAGGTCATGCACCGCCCCGACCAGATCATCGACGAGATGCTGCGCATCGGCAAGGAATGCATCATCACCTTCCCGAACTTTGGCCACTGGCGCGCACGCAGCTACCTGGCGCTGCGCGGCAAGATGCCGGTATCAAAGTTCCTGCCCTATACTTGGTACAACACCCCGAACATCCATTTCTGTACCTTCAAGGATTTTGAACGCCTCTGTGTCGAGCGCAATATCCATATCCTTGACCGCACCGTGGTGGATAACGAACACCGTGATCGCTGGTGGCTGCGTCTGTGGCCCAACATGCTGGGCGAGATCGCCATCTACCGCATCACCCGATAA
- a CDS encoding DUF4426 domain-containing protein, with product MTPFSPTLRTAAKGLLAGLILGAGAAQADQFVAYGDYEVHYNAFNSTFIEPQVAQSYGLTRSKTLALINVSVLQKASDGSKTPVSAIIKGSASNLLGQNSNISFKKVEESDALYYIGGLPFANDQLMRIALDVQPDPNQPAYSIQFEQTFYAE from the coding sequence ATGACCCCGTTCTCACCGACCCTGCGCACCGCCGCAAAGGGCCTGCTGGCCGGCCTGATCCTCGGCGCAGGTGCTGCCCAGGCCGATCAGTTTGTGGCCTATGGCGACTACGAAGTGCATTACAACGCCTTCAACAGCACCTTCATCGAGCCCCAGGTGGCGCAGAGCTATGGCCTGACCCGCAGCAAGACCCTGGCCCTGATCAACGTCTCGGTGCTGCAAAAGGCCAGCGACGGCAGCAAGACACCTGTCAGCGCCATCATCAAGGGCAGCGCCAGCAACCTGCTGGGGCAGAACAGCAATATCAGCTTCAAGAAAGTCGAGGAAAGTGACGCCCTCTATTACATCGGCGGCCTGCCCTTTGCCAACGACCAGCTGATGCGCATAGCCCTCGACGTCCAGCCGGATCCGAACCAGCCGGCCTACAGCATCCAGTTTGAACAGACGTTTTACGCCGAATGA
- the rdgB gene encoding RdgB/HAM1 family non-canonical purine NTP pyrophosphatase, giving the protein MTTLKHPRIILASGNAGKLREFSQVLAPLNVEVLPQSAFNVSDADETGLSFIENAILKARHACRSTGLPALADDSGLEVDALDGAPGIYSARFAGPGASDAENNSRLLHQLKDVPDARRSARFRCVLAFMRHAEDPTPLISIGTWEGHILHAPRGEQGFGYDPLFLLPELGLSSAELPREQKNQLSHRGQAVARLVEQIGPYLKN; this is encoded by the coding sequence ATGACCACACTCAAGCACCCACGCATCATTCTCGCCAGCGGCAACGCCGGCAAACTCCGTGAATTCAGCCAGGTGCTCGCACCGCTGAATGTCGAAGTTCTGCCCCAGTCCGCCTTCAATGTCAGCGACGCCGACGAAACCGGCCTCAGCTTTATCGAAAACGCCATACTCAAGGCCCGCCATGCCTGTCGCAGCACCGGCCTGCCGGCACTGGCCGATGATTCCGGGCTCGAAGTTGACGCGCTGGACGGTGCCCCCGGCATCTACTCGGCACGCTTTGCCGGCCCCGGCGCCAGCGATGCCGAAAACAACAGCCGCCTGCTGCACCAGCTCAAGGATGTGCCGGACGCCCGGCGCAGTGCACGATTTCGCTGCGTCCTGGCCTTTATGCGTCACGCCGAAGATCCGACGCCGCTGATCAGCATCGGTACCTGGGAGGGACATATCCTGCACGCGCCCCGGGGCGAACAGGGCTTTGGCTACGATCCGCTGTTTCTGCTGCCCGAACTTGGCCTGAGCTCCGCCGAACTGCCGCGCGAGCAGAAAAACCAGCTCAGCCATCGCGGCCAGGCCGTGGCCCGGCTGGTCGAGCAGATCGGCCCCTACCTGAAGAATTGA
- the hemW gene encoding radical SAM family heme chaperone HemW, with translation MPLQLPPLSLYIHIPWCVRKCPYCDFNSHAARGELPEDAYVAALLEDLETELADVQGRSIDTIFIGGGTPSLFSAAAIKRILEGVAARTPLSAQAEITMEANPGTFEQERFAGFLAAGVNRLSIGIQSFSDAQLKALGRIHSADEAYRAVASARAMGFDNINLDLMHGLPQQDLAGAMLDLDTALSLQPEHLSWYQLTIEPNTEFNARPPSLPVDELLWEIQEQGQDKLAAAGFAQYEVSAYARDGRQAAHNLNYWAFGDYIGIGAGAHGKLTRPADNQIMRRWKQRQPTAYMDAARRLGGENAIARDELAFEFMLNALRLVDGVPVQLLQARAGLSPESIRLQLDRAVQQGLLQADPAHIRPTRQGRLFLNNLLEMFL, from the coding sequence ATGCCGCTGCAACTGCCCCCGCTGTCGCTCTATATCCATATTCCCTGGTGTGTACGCAAGTGCCCCTATTGCGACTTCAATTCCCACGCCGCGCGGGGCGAGTTGCCGGAAGACGCTTACGTGGCGGCATTGCTGGAGGATCTGGAGACGGAACTGGCCGATGTACAGGGCCGCAGTATCGACACCATCTTTATCGGCGGCGGCACCCCCAGCCTGTTTTCAGCCGCGGCCATCAAGCGGATTCTGGAGGGCGTGGCGGCCCGCACACCGCTCTCGGCCCAGGCCGAAATCACCATGGAAGCCAACCCCGGCACCTTCGAGCAGGAACGCTTTGCGGGCTTTCTCGCCGCCGGCGTCAACCGGTTGTCCATCGGTATCCAGAGCTTCAGCGATGCGCAGCTAAAGGCACTGGGGCGCATTCACAGTGCCGATGAAGCCTACCGCGCCGTGGCCAGCGCCCGCGCCATGGGGTTTGACAACATCAACCTGGACCTGATGCACGGCTTGCCGCAGCAGGACCTGGCCGGCGCCATGCTCGACCTGGATACGGCCCTGTCATTGCAGCCGGAGCATCTGTCCTGGTACCAGCTCACCATCGAGCCCAACACCGAGTTCAATGCCCGCCCGCCCAGCCTGCCGGTGGATGAGCTGTTGTGGGAAATCCAGGAACAGGGGCAGGACAAGCTGGCCGCGGCGGGCTTTGCCCAGTACGAGGTCTCGGCCTATGCCCGCGACGGCCGGCAGGCGGCGCATAACCTGAACTACTGGGCCTTTGGCGACTATATCGGTATCGGTGCCGGTGCCCATGGCAAGCTCACCCGCCCCGCGGATAACCAGATCATGCGCCGCTGGAAACAGCGCCAGCCGACCGCCTACATGGATGCTGCCAGGCGTTTGGGGGGCGAGAACGCCATAGCCCGGGACGAGCTGGCGTTTGAATTCATGCTCAATGCGCTGCGACTGGTGGACGGCGTGCCGGTGCAACTGCTGCAGGCTCGCGCCGGGCTCAGCCCGGAGAGTATCCGGCTGCAGCTTGATCGCGCCGTGCAGCAGGGGTTGTTGCAGGCGGACCCGGCGCACATAAGGCCCACCCGGCAGGGGCGGCTGTTCCTGAATAATCTGCTGGAAATGTTTCTGTAA
- a CDS encoding HAD family hydrolase — MIKCVTFDLDDTLWAIDPVIEIANNSLFDWLQRNAELFVRQFSIADLPRMRDEVLARYPEIAHSVTQIRLRLLQEGMRSAGYGPEQAEALALQAFEVYLEGRHQVEFFEHALTMLKVLRDRHLQIGALSNGNADVTRVGLGDYFDFQFNAEGSGQEKPHPLMFQQALAHVGLRPEQMVHVGDNPVADIEGAHNAGFWTIWVNLDGQAWPGGPAPTQTVRALNEIPQALIEIAELAASRATL; from the coding sequence ATGATTAAGTGTGTCACCTTCGATCTGGACGATACCCTCTGGGCCATTGACCCGGTGATCGAGATTGCAAACAACTCGCTGTTCGACTGGCTGCAGCGCAATGCAGAGCTCTTTGTGCGCCAGTTCAGCATTGCCGACCTGCCACGCATGCGCGATGAGGTCCTGGCACGCTACCCCGAGATCGCCCACAGCGTGACCCAGATTCGCCTGCGGCTGCTGCAGGAAGGCATGCGTTCGGCCGGCTACGGGCCGGAACAGGCCGAGGCACTGGCGCTGCAGGCCTTCGAGGTCTATCTGGAGGGGCGTCACCAGGTGGAGTTCTTCGAGCATGCCCTGACCATGCTGAAGGTGCTGCGCGATCGTCATCTGCAGATCGGCGCTCTGAGCAATGGCAATGCCGATGTAACCCGGGTGGGGCTGGGGGACTATTTCGACTTCCAGTTCAATGCCGAGGGTAGCGGTCAGGAAAAACCCCATCCGCTGATGTTCCAGCAGGCGCTGGCCCATGTCGGGCTGCGTCCCGAGCAGATGGTGCATGTGGGTGATAACCCGGTGGCCGATATCGAAGGCGCGCACAATGCCGGCTTCTGGACCATCTGGGTCAATCTCGACGGCCAGGCCTGGCCCGGTGGCCCGGCACCAACGCAAACGGTGCGGGCGCTGAACGAGATTCCCCAGGCGCTGATCGAGATCGCGGAACTGGCGGCGTCACGGGCAACGCTCTAA
- the xerC gene encoding tyrosine recombinase XerC, producing the protein MSADAQVLEAFVGYLRTERQYSPHTLDNYRRDIGRLLRYAQANSLADWSAIAPRDLRAFIAETHRAGLAGKSIQRLLSAIRSFYRYLNREGLCQHNPALGISAPRSARRLPKTLDTDQAGQLMQIPVTDAVSARDCAMMELIYSSGLRLAELVSLDLGDIDFRDASLVVTGKGRKTRMLPVGSKALAALDVWLGHRGSLLRGEEPALFVSKRGSRISTRAVQQRLEHWGLHQATDGKVHPHRLRHSFASHLLESSGDLRAVQELLGHADIATTQIYTHLDFQHLADVYDRAHPRARKKND; encoded by the coding sequence ATGTCGGCCGACGCACAGGTACTGGAAGCCTTTGTCGGCTACCTGCGTACCGAGCGTCAGTATTCCCCCCACACGCTGGACAACTACCGGCGCGATATCGGGCGGTTGCTGCGGTATGCCCAGGCCAATAGCCTGGCTGACTGGAGCGCCATCGCGCCGCGGGATCTGCGGGCCTTTATCGCCGAAACGCACCGCGCAGGCCTGGCCGGGAAGAGCATTCAGCGATTGCTGTCCGCCATCCGTTCCTTTTACCGCTACCTGAACCGTGAAGGCCTGTGCCAGCATAATCCGGCGCTGGGGATCAGTGCCCCGCGCTCGGCCAGGCGCCTGCCCAAAACGCTGGATACCGACCAGGCCGGCCAGCTGATGCAGATTCCGGTGACCGATGCGGTATCCGCCCGCGATTGTGCCATGATGGAACTGATCTACTCGTCGGGTCTGCGTCTGGCGGAGCTGGTCAGCCTGGACCTGGGCGATATCGATTTTCGCGATGCCAGCCTGGTGGTCACCGGCAAGGGCCGCAAGACCCGCATGCTGCCCGTGGGCAGCAAGGCGCTGGCGGCGCTGGATGTCTGGCTTGGCCATCGAGGCAGCCTGCTGCGCGGCGAGGAGCCGGCGCTTTTTGTCAGCAAGCGCGGCAGTCGCATAAGTACGCGTGCTGTGCAGCAGCGGCTGGAGCACTGGGGACTGCACCAGGCGACCGATGGCAAGGTGCACCCGCACCGGCTGCGTCACAGTTTCGCCAGTCATCTGCTGGAGTCCAGCGGTGACCTGCGGGCGGTACAGGAGCTGCTGGGGCACGCCGATATCGCCACGACCCAGATCTACACGCATCTGGATTTTCAGCATCTGGCCGATGTTTACGACAGGGCCCATCCGAGAGCGCGCAAGAAAAATGATTAA
- a CDS encoding DUF484 family protein, whose translation MTDQAKQQPAGLDEQQVAEFLAQNPDYFSRHCALLEKLYVPHETGTAVSLVARQTGVLREKNQQLRTHLSDLIDVARHNDVQFEKTKRMVLALLGCETLDDVAIAIDESLCRDFQGDVTTLMLLGDGEESGAARWLNPADAQMLDPLLGTNLPSCGRLPEPQHLFIFQEQAFRIQSAAVIPLVQGETLGLLAIGSYDAHYFQSSQGTLFLCYVGEVLSRVLSRILSRG comes from the coding sequence ATGACCGATCAGGCCAAGCAACAGCCGGCCGGGCTCGACGAGCAGCAGGTAGCGGAGTTTCTGGCGCAGAATCCGGATTACTTTTCCCGCCACTGTGCTTTGCTCGAGAAGCTCTATGTGCCCCATGAAACCGGCACGGCGGTATCCCTGGTGGCGCGCCAGACCGGCGTGCTGCGGGAAAAGAACCAGCAGCTGCGCACCCATCTGTCCGACCTGATTGATGTGGCGCGCCACAACGATGTCCAGTTCGAGAAAACCAAGCGCATGGTGCTGGCGCTGCTGGGCTGTGAAACCCTGGATGATGTTGCCATCGCCATCGACGAGAGTCTGTGCCGCGACTTTCAGGGCGATGTCACGACACTGATGCTGCTGGGCGACGGCGAGGAAAGCGGCGCGGCGCGCTGGCTGAACCCGGCCGATGCCCAGATGCTGGACCCCCTGCTGGGCACCAACCTGCCCAGCTGCGGCCGCCTGCCGGAACCGCAGCACCTGTTTATCTTTCAGGAGCAGGCGTTTCGCATACAGTCCGCCGCCGTGATTCCGCTGGTACAGGGTGAAACTCTGGGCCTGCTGGCCATCGGCAGCTACGATGCGCATTACTTCCAGAGCAGCCAGGGCACCCTGTTCCTGTGCTACGTCGGTGAAGTACTGAGCCGGGTGCTGTCCCGCATTCTGAGTCGCGGCTGA
- the dapF gene encoding diaminopimelate epimerase: protein MLVRFTKMHGLGNDFMVVDLVTQRAKITPALVARLADRHCGIGFDQLLLVEPPTDPQMDFRYRIYNADGSEVEHCGNGARCFAKFVRDKRLTIKPVINVETAKGKAVLRVLEDRQVEVDMGAPELNPAEIPFVADEVAVTYPIEVAGELLEISTVSMGNPHGVLLVDDVTTAAVETLGPLLERHERFPARANIGFMQVLSDSEIRLRVYERGAGETRACGTGACAAVVAGRLRGLLGDDVKVHLPGGELRIRWAGEGEPVLMTGPATTVYEGQIFI, encoded by the coding sequence ATGTTGGTACGTTTTACCAAGATGCACGGCCTGGGCAACGACTTCATGGTGGTCGATCTTGTCACGCAGCGGGCCAAGATTACCCCGGCGCTGGTGGCCCGGCTGGCGGATCGCCACTGCGGTATCGGCTTCGATCAGCTGCTGCTGGTGGAGCCGCCGACGGACCCGCAGATGGACTTCCGTTACCGTATCTACAATGCCGACGGCTCCGAGGTGGAACACTGCGGCAACGGTGCACGCTGCTTTGCCAAGTTTGTGCGTGACAAGCGCCTGACCATCAAGCCGGTGATCAATGTTGAGACCGCCAAGGGCAAGGCCGTGCTGCGGGTGCTGGAAGACCGCCAGGTGGAAGTCGACATGGGCGCACCGGAACTCAACCCGGCCGAGATTCCCTTTGTGGCGGATGAGGTCGCCGTCACGTACCCCATCGAGGTGGCCGGTGAGCTGCTGGAGATCAGCACGGTGTCCATGGGCAACCCCCATGGTGTGTTGCTGGTGGATGATGTGACAACCGCGGCGGTGGAAACCCTGGGACCCCTGCTGGAACGCCATGAGCGTTTCCCGGCCCGGGCTAATATCGGCTTTATGCAGGTGCTGTCGGACAGCGAAATCCGCCTGCGTGTCTATGAGCGCGGTGCCGGCGAAACCCGTGCCTGCGGTACCGGCGCCTGTGCCGCAGTGGTCGCCGGGCGCCTGCGCGGCCTGCTCGGCGATGATGTGAAGGTTCATCTGCCCGGTGGCGAACTGCGTATTCGCTGGGCGGGCGAGGGCGAGCCCGTGCTGATGACCGGCCCCGCGACAACCGTTTACGAAGGGCAGATATTCATATGA
- the lysA gene encoding diaminopimelate decarboxylase, with translation MDNFEYRDGRLHCEEMNLARIAEEYGTPLYVYSRDALERAYLDYAQALEGRDALVCYAVKANSNIAVLNVLARLGAGFDIVSLGELERVIRAGGDPAKVVFSGVGKQAHEIRRALELGIHCFNIESEPELERVNEVAAALGMPAKVSFRVNPDVDAGTHPYISTGLKENKFGIAIERARGVYARAAELSHIEIVGMDCHIGSQLTELRPFLDALDRLLVLVDELAEDGIQIKHLDLGGGLGVCYTDEQPPSAGDYIAAVIDKLGDRPLSLIFEPGRSIAANAGVMLTRVEFLKSNGDKNFAIVDGAMNDLIRPALYSAYQEIVPLTLREEGESKVYDLVGPVCETGDFLGKDRALNLQPGDLLAVCSAGAYGFVMSSNYNTRPRPAEVMVSDNQAYQVRKRESIGDLLHGEQLLPKDHY, from the coding sequence ATGGATAATTTTGAATACCGCGATGGCCGCCTGCACTGCGAGGAGATGAACCTCGCACGCATCGCTGAAGAATACGGCACGCCACTGTACGTTTACTCCCGCGATGCGCTGGAGCGGGCCTACCTCGATTATGCCCAGGCGCTGGAAGGGCGCGATGCGCTGGTGTGCTATGCGGTCAAGGCCAACAGCAATATTGCCGTGCTGAATGTGCTGGCACGCCTGGGCGCCGGTTTCGATATCGTCTCCCTGGGCGAGCTGGAACGCGTCATCAGGGCCGGTGGCGATCCCGCCAAGGTGGTGTTCTCCGGTGTCGGCAAGCAGGCCCACGAAATCCGCCGCGCGCTGGAGCTGGGCATTCACTGTTTCAATATCGAGTCCGAGCCCGAGCTGGAGCGCGTCAATGAGGTTGCCGCAGCTCTTGGCATGCCGGCCAAGGTGTCCTTCCGTGTCAATCCGGACGTGGACGCGGGAACCCATCCCTATATCTCCACCGGTCTGAAGGAAAACAAGTTCGGTATCGCCATCGAACGCGCCCGCGGTGTCTATGCCCGCGCCGCCGAGCTGTCGCATATCGAAATCGTGGGCATGGACTGCCATATCGGCAGCCAGCTGACCGAGCTGCGCCCCTTCCTCGATGCGCTGGATCGCCTGCTGGTATTGGTGGACGAGCTGGCCGAAGACGGTATCCAGATCAAGCACCTGGACCTGGGGGGCGGCCTGGGCGTGTGCTACACCGACGAGCAGCCGCCATCGGCGGGCGACTATATCGCCGCGGTGATCGACAAGCTGGGTGACCGTCCGCTGAGCCTGATTTTCGAGCCGGGCCGGTCCATTGCCGCCAATGCCGGTGTCATGCTGACGCGGGTCGAGTTCCTCAAGAGCAACGGCGACAAGAATTTTGCCATTGTCGATGGCGCCATGAATGACCTGATTCGCCCGGCGCTGTACAGCGCCTACCAGGAAATCGTGCCGCTGACGCTGCGCGAAGAGGGTGAAAGCAAGGTCTACGACCTGGTCGGCCCGGTGTGCGAAACCGGCGACTTCCTCGGCAAGGACCGCGCCCTGAACCTGCAGCCCGGCGATCTGCTGGCGGTATGCTCGGCCGGTGCCTATGGCTTTGTCATGAGTTCCAACTACAACACCCGCCCGCGTCCGGCCGAAGTCATGGTCAGTGATAACCAGGCCTACCAGGTGCGCAAGCGCGAAAGCATCGGTGACCTGCTGCACGGCGAACAGTTGCTGCCCAAAGATCACTACTGA
- the lptM gene encoding LPS translocon maturation chaperone LptM: MLFVTFALLSGCGQKGPLYMPDQADPAAPAAQTSAEPPAPAQN, encoded by the coding sequence ATGCTCTTCGTAACCTTTGCATTGCTGTCTGGATGTGGTCAGAAAGGTCCGCTTTACATGCCGGACCAGGCAGATCCCGCCGCACCCGCCGCTCAGACATCGGCCGAGCCACCGGCTCCCGCACAGAACTGA
- the cyaY gene encoding iron donor protein CyaY: protein MTESEFNDRVDETLISLEDLLEDVDSDLDVESHGGMLTVVCENGSQVIFTRQPPVKQLWVAARNGGHHFDFDAAAQRWLRDTDKAPLADVLNEIFRIQADEDLSFPF from the coding sequence ATGACAGAATCAGAATTCAACGACCGGGTCGATGAAACCCTCATCAGCCTCGAAGACCTGCTGGAGGATGTCGACAGCGACCTGGATGTCGAGAGCCATGGCGGCATGCTCACCGTCGTCTGCGAGAACGGCAGCCAGGTGATTTTTACTCGCCAGCCACCGGTCAAGCAGCTGTGGGTGGCCGCCCGCAACGGCGGCCATCATTTCGATTTCGATGCGGCGGCACAGCGCTGGCTGCGCGATACCGACAAGGCGCCGCTGGCGGATGTGCTGAACGAGATTTTCCGCATCCAGGCGGACGAGGACCTGAGCTTCCCGTTCTGA
- the waaA gene encoding lipid IV(A) 3-deoxy-D-manno-octulosonic acid transferase yields MARWLYTALLYLALPVILLRLWWRGRKAPAYRLRWRERLGFVPRQGTRPLWIHGVSVGETVAIAPLVELLLARHPDLPLLLTTTTPTGSQRVRALFGDRVQHVYCPWDLPDALGRFLRRTRPLGCIIVETELWPNLVHACQGAAVPVLLANARLSARSARGYARFAALTRPMLQRLDRVVAQHDSDGERFVALGLPAQQLSISGSIKLDIEIRPQWLEAGARLRALWGERPVLVAGSTHEGEDAALLRVLRHLRGPFPDLLLVLVPRHPERFESVYCLCCDAGWTVARHSEPGARAAADVYLVDTMGELMGVYAAADVAFVGGSLVPRGGHNPLEPAALGKPVLMGQQVFNFQAICDALERAGGLVRVADEQALTRELQRLLADRSLREREGRAARAFIEQNRGALERLYREVAAMLRL; encoded by the coding sequence ATGGCACGATGGCTCTACACGGCGCTGCTGTACCTGGCATTGCCGGTGATTCTGTTGCGCCTCTGGTGGCGCGGCCGCAAAGCGCCGGCGTACCGGCTGCGCTGGCGCGAGCGGCTGGGATTCGTACCCCGCCAGGGCACGCGTCCGCTCTGGATTCACGGCGTGTCGGTGGGCGAAACCGTGGCCATAGCGCCGCTGGTGGAGCTGCTGCTGGCCCGCCACCCCGATCTGCCGCTGCTGCTGACCACCACCACGCCGACCGGCTCGCAGCGTGTGCGGGCCCTGTTTGGTGACCGGGTACAGCATGTCTACTGCCCTTGGGACCTGCCCGATGCGCTGGGGCGTTTTTTGCGACGTACCCGGCCACTTGGTTGCATTATCGTTGAAACCGAACTCTGGCCCAATCTCGTGCATGCCTGCCAGGGTGCGGCTGTGCCGGTGTTGCTGGCCAATGCCCGGCTGTCGGCGCGCTCGGCCCGGGGTTATGCGCGTTTCGCGGCCCTGACCCGCCCCATGCTGCAGCGGCTGGATCGGGTCGTGGCGCAGCACGACAGCGATGGCGAGCGCTTTGTCGCCCTGGGGTTGCCGGCGCAGCAGCTGAGTATCAGCGGCAGTATCAAGCTTGATATTGAAATCCGGCCGCAATGGCTGGAAGCGGGGGCCCGCCTTCGCGCCCTCTGGGGCGAGCGACCGGTGCTGGTGGCCGGCAGCACGCATGAGGGTGAGGATGCCGCCTTGCTGCGTGTCCTCAGGCACCTGCGTGGCCCGTTTCCCGATCTGCTGCTGGTGCTGGTGCCGCGCCATCCTGAACGCTTCGAGTCGGTGTACTGCCTGTGTTGCGATGCCGGCTGGACGGTGGCGCGTCACAGCGAACCTGGAGCCCGGGCAGCAGCGGATGTGTACCTGGTCGATACCATGGGCGAGCTGATGGGCGTCTATGCGGCGGCGGATGTCGCCTTTGTGGGCGGCAGCCTGGTGCCCCGGGGCGGACACAACCCGCTGGAGCCCGCGGCACTGGGCAAACCGGTGCTTATGGGGCAGCAGGTGTTCAATTTTCAGGCGATCTGCGATGCGCTGGAGCGCGCAGGAGGGCTTGTTCGCGTAGCCGATGAGCAAGCCCTGACCCGCGAGTTGCAGCGCTTGCTGGCGGATCGGAGCTTGCGGGAGCGCGAGGGCAGGGCCGCGCGCGCCTTTATCGAGCAAAACCGCGGAGCGCTGGAGCGGCTGTACCGCGAGGTCGCGGCCATGCTGAGGTTGTAA